One window from the genome of Kaistella carnis encodes:
- a CDS encoding NAD(P)H-quinone oxidoreductase: MKAIHITKSGGPEVLQLQETPQPSPTENQVLIKVKAAGVNRSDIITRQNTATYGKGSPTTLIPGLEVSGEIIEIGLAVTDKKVGDKVCALIADGGYAEYVAVDSSHCLPVPEGISLTDAAAIPETVFTVWFNVFHLGKLQPGEQLLIHGGTSGIGTMGLQMAKAWGCKTYTTAGSEDKIDFLQKMGVDKVINYKKEAFEEVLKDEKIDVILDMVGGDYTQKNLEILNKKGSLCYINGMKSMDVNINLRTIMAKNLMVTGSFLKPQTAEVKTQIAKDVEKNIWPMFHSKEIHPIIYKTFPLAEAAEAHRLMESSEHIGKILLAMD, encoded by the coding sequence ATGAAAGCAATCCATATCACAAAATCAGGCGGACCGGAAGTTTTACAATTACAGGAAACTCCACAACCATCACCGACAGAAAACCAGGTTCTTATTAAAGTAAAAGCTGCCGGAGTCAATCGCAGCGATATTATCACGCGACAAAACACAGCCACTTATGGCAAAGGTTCGCCAACTACTTTAATTCCCGGCTTAGAAGTTTCCGGCGAAATAATAGAAATCGGTTTAGCCGTAACAGATAAAAAAGTCGGAGATAAAGTCTGCGCTCTTATTGCAGACGGTGGTTATGCCGAATATGTGGCAGTCGACAGTTCTCATTGTCTTCCTGTTCCTGAAGGAATCAGTCTGACCGACGCGGCGGCAATTCCAGAAACGGTTTTTACGGTTTGGTTCAATGTCTTTCATTTAGGCAAACTTCAACCGGGTGAACAATTATTAATCCACGGCGGAACGAGCGGTATCGGAACCATGGGTTTGCAAATGGCAAAAGCGTGGGGCTGCAAAACCTACACTACCGCCGGAAGTGAAGACAAGATCGATTTCCTCCAAAAAATGGGCGTTGACAAAGTCATCAACTACAAAAAAGAGGCTTTCGAAGAAGTCCTCAAAGACGAAAAAATCGATGTCATATTAGACATGGTCGGTGGAGATTATACCCAAAAGAATCTCGAAATCCTGAACAAAAAAGGCAGCCTTTGTTACATCAACGGCATGAAAAGCATGGACGTCAATATTAATCTGCGCACCATTATGGCAAAGAATCTCATGGTGACGGGAAGTTTTCTAAAACCCCAAACCGCCGAAGTAAAAACCCAGATTGCCAAAGACGTTGAAAAAAATATCTGGCCCATGTTTCATTCAAAAGAAATTCATCCCATCATCTACAAAACCTTCCCCCTCGCCGAAGCCGCCGAAGCACATCGATTA